Proteins encoded together in one Planctomycetaceae bacterium window:
- a CDS encoding glucose 1-dehydrogenase, whose product MRLKDKVAIITGSSKGIGEGIARIFSKEGAKVVITCRHEDEGRKMVNELGAKKGNATFIKTDVTKSADIQNLIKKTIEVYGRLDILVNNAGYHLSKNAEETSEDEWEFIQNTNLRSTFLCSKYGIPHLRKTKGNIINISSMVGVVGQPNAAAYSATKGGQIAMTKNMAIDFASDGIRVNVICPGWIATPLVEDWFSQQKNPSEARKYIYAQHPLGRIGTIEECGYLAAFLASDEALFITGARFDIDGGVTLGY is encoded by the coding sequence ATGAGATTGAAAGACAAAGTTGCGATAATTACTGGTTCAAGCAAAGGGATTGGCGAAGGAATTGCGAGGATTTTTTCAAAAGAGGGAGCAAAAGTTGTAATAACATGTCGGCATGAAGACGAGGGAAGAAAAATGGTCAATGAGCTCGGAGCCAAAAAAGGTAATGCTACTTTCATAAAGACAGATGTAACAAAAAGTGCAGACATTCAAAATTTGATAAAAAAAACAATAGAAGTCTATGGAAGGCTTGACATTTTGGTCAATAATGCGGGATATCACTTGTCAAAAAACGCCGAGGAAACATCTGAAGATGAATGGGAGTTTATCCAAAATACAAATCTAAGAAGTACTTTTCTTTGCTCTAAGTATGGCATACCTCATCTTCGCAAAACTAAAGGTAATATCATCAATATAAGCAGTATGGTAGGGGTAGTCGGCCAGCCGAACGCAGCGGCCTATTCAGCTACAAAGGGCGGACAAATAGCAATGACCAAAAATATGGCCATAGATTTTGCGTCGGATGGTATTCGCGTCAACGTAATTTGTCCGGGCTGGATTGCAACGCCGCTTGTGGAAGACTGGTTCAGTCAGCAAAAGAATCCTTCTGAAGCCAGAAAATATATTTATGCACAGCACCCGCTGGGAAGGATAGGGACGATAGAGGAGTGTGGCTATTTAGCAGCCTTTCTTGCCAGCGACGAAGCGTTGTTTATAACTGGTGCAAGATTCGATATTGATGGCGGCGTAACACTTGGTTATTAA
- a CDS encoding amidohydrolase, which translates to MVIDAHIHLWNKVAGRLGIQRVSPVANGVIRIGSKEYQGMPSWFKDCRSSAELAIAAFDDAGVDAAVVTQEYLDGNQNECLLKAQEKYPGRFFVHGLIDFREPKRLRNEFAFVHKKGFRGIKCPAMFLPQLGVRLDIPDLMYVWEQMEAEGMVLSIDLMPGDVQVGQMKNIVRNFKKLKIAIGHFGMAGHGDWMSQIRLAEFENVYIECGGIIWLFRQEGPPFKQAQSKIRQATKAVGAQKLLWGSDYPRTMVDFTYRQSLELAVKGCDFMNKNEKKAFLGGNAARIYGFKYRHKDCSPRVRITEL; encoded by the coding sequence ATGGTTATTGATGCGCACATACATCTTTGGAATAAAGTTGCCGGCAGACTGGGGATTCAGAGAGTATCGCCGGTTGCAAACGGCGTGATACGAATAGGCTCAAAAGAATATCAGGGGATGCCAAGTTGGTTTAAAGACTGCCGCAGTTCCGCTGAATTGGCAATAGCGGCTTTCGACGATGCCGGTGTTGATGCCGCGGTAGTAACCCAGGAGTATCTGGATGGCAATCAAAATGAGTGTCTGCTCAAGGCACAAGAAAAATATCCTGGTCGGTTTTTCGTACATGGACTTATCGACTTTAGAGAACCCAAAAGATTAAGAAATGAATTTGCTTTTGTGCATAAAAAGGGGTTCAGGGGTATCAAATGTCCGGCGATGTTTTTGCCGCAACTGGGCGTTAGGCTTGATATCCCAGATTTAATGTATGTTTGGGAACAAATGGAAGCTGAAGGAATGGTGCTTTCAATTGATTTGATGCCGGGCGATGTGCAAGTCGGACAAATGAAAAATATTGTCAGGAATTTTAAGAAACTCAAAATCGCCATAGGACATTTCGGTATGGCAGGTCATGGCGACTGGATGTCCCAGATTAGATTGGCAGAATTTGAGAATGTATATATCGAGTGCGGCGGCATTATCTGGCTTTTTCGGCAGGAAGGACCACCATTCAAACAGGCGCAATCAAAAATCAGACAGGCTACGAAAGCGGTAGGTGCGCAAAAACTACTGTGGGGTTCAGACTATCCGCGGACTATGGTGGATTTTACGTATCGCCAGAGCCTCGAACTGGCTGTGAAAGGCTGCGACTTTATGAATAAAAACGAAAAAAAAGCTTTTCTTGGAGGTAACGCTGCCCGTATTTATGGATTTAAATATCGTCATAAAGATTGTTCGCCAAGAGTGCGGATTACAGAACTATAA
- a CDS encoding SDR family oxidoreductase gives MDLLLKNKVALVTGAAQGLGKSIAASLHEEGAIVVRTDINFEKAAIVALMDNERLYDYKIDVSKQAQVFQLVNAIVNRFGKIDILVNNAGICPRTEFGKITEQEWDQVLAVNLKSVFMLSQAVLGQMKQKCYGKIVSIASAAGKIGGAQVGAHYSASKAGVICLTKSIALNAASFGINVNAVCPGVINTEMTASISQEKIDKYNDMIPLGRIGVPGDVANAVLFLVSDVTNYITGEIIDVNGGFIMD, from the coding sequence ATGGATTTATTATTAAAAAATAAAGTGGCGTTAGTTACAGGTGCAGCTCAGGGATTGGGAAAGTCTATCGCAGCATCATTGCACGAAGAGGGTGCAATTGTTGTGCGGACAGACATTAATTTTGAAAAGGCCGCAATTGTTGCCTTAATGGACAATGAAAGACTGTATGATTATAAGATCGATGTCTCCAAACAAGCCCAGGTTTTTCAATTAGTAAATGCTATAGTAAACCGCTTCGGCAAAATAGATATACTTGTCAACAATGCGGGTATTTGTCCACGGACGGAGTTTGGGAAAATAACCGAACAGGAATGGGATCAGGTTCTGGCGGTGAATCTTAAAAGCGTGTTTATGCTGTCCCAGGCGGTTCTTGGGCAGATGAAGCAAAAATGCTATGGCAAAATTGTCAGTATTGCCTCAGCAGCTGGTAAAATCGGCGGAGCGCAAGTCGGTGCGCATTACTCAGCCTCAAAAGCGGGTGTTATCTGCCTGACCAAATCGATAGCGTTAAACGCGGCATCTTTCGGCATAAATGTCAATGCGGTATGTCCTGGTGTAATCAATACGGAAATGACGGCAAGCATCTCTCAGGAAAAGATTGATAAATACAACGATATGATACCGCTGGGCAGAATCGGAGTTCCCGGAGATGTGGCCAACGCAGTTCTATTTTTGGTTTCAGACGTTACAAACTACATAACCGGCGAAATTATAGATGTTAATGGCGGATTTATTATGGACTAA
- a CDS encoding GntR family transcriptional regulator, whose protein sequence is MTFPKISDQIYETLLKRIIDHKLKPGERLLEEQLGCDLGVSRTPLRDAINALAKDGFVRVEPRRGASVQDFQLKDLIEVYDIRMALEGLAAKLATGNINHDVLEHLTNEFKSNDVRKLLKADTSLHQIVIESCNNVKLQEMLINLGNLVQVFRTAGYRSATRSKSATVYHIKIVKALMNRDGGEAERLMREHIEKTKNEIINEFQAKTDKADGFIIKK, encoded by the coding sequence ATGACTTTTCCGAAAATAAGCGACCAGATATATGAAACACTGCTCAAGCGGATAATTGACCACAAGCTCAAACCTGGCGAACGGCTGTTGGAAGAACAGCTTGGTTGTGACTTGGGGGTAAGCCGTACACCGCTTCGTGATGCCATAAATGCTTTAGCCAAAGACGGTTTTGTAAGAGTTGAGCCGCGACGCGGCGCATCAGTGCAAGACTTTCAGCTAAAGGATTTGATTGAAGTCTATGATATTCGCATGGCATTGGAGGGGTTGGCGGCAAAGCTTGCCACGGGCAACATCAATCACGATGTTTTAGAGCATTTAACCAATGAATTTAAAAGTAATGATGTACGAAAGCTGCTAAAAGCTGATACAAGTCTGCATCAAATAGTTATTGAAAGCTGTAATAATGTAAAGTTGCAGGAAATGCTCATAAACCTTGGCAATCTTGTGCAGGTGTTCAGAACCGCAGGTTACCGATCGGCAACGCGTTCCAAATCTGCCACAGTGTATCATATTAAGATTGTAAAGGCATTAATGAATCGAGACGGCGGCGAGGCCGAACGGCTTATGCGAGAGCATATCGAGAAAACAAAGAACGAAATTATAAATGAATTTCAGGCGAAGACGGACAAAGCTGATGGATTTATTATTAAAAAATAA
- a CDS encoding glycoside hydrolase family 127 protein, producing the protein MHPTDRITLPNLVDRAKLAINCLTQHCDKARGHLPYFYTRLSDRPLSAILATWSYGDGLGRAVDALTLLRTMVGDHIDHVEDKSMRATLLGLIGRDNLSWCPAEPWTLDVPHTRPAWLQQGTLLGLTSLWQYTGEHNYRNIAQQNILAVAGMSRYQELKKYADFPGDYYTIRDGWQNPPDDSNHRKSVFNTSITMPLMRFYRLTGFEPALELASNLISWAIIDHDGLEGLFNRGHFHSYSRLMTAIILRGIIKNDTHDIEFGIRLFAKALTLGTLSGWFPEQINNTEHNRSNLSETCCLTDMLESAILLARHVDPQYWNHIERWANNHLLVHQITDSDWFDQTTFVPRSQHVLGFNCQKTINVEGVREGDILKRTLIGGYAGWGAVTAMSDDSMFSNSNQQCCNAAGARGLYDVWRYAVTDDDTTLKVNLHINRRHQCADIAVAVNQEECFLSFHISKPRKLLVRIPEFIKPREMIVKINKKLYKVEPNNGYISLGKLVPCDKVEIVYPCKIYSTTERVASSEFTFEWRGTHVIKATPLQKIHPLFIDTRFEQARERDDVQVIAKEIESI; encoded by the coding sequence ATGCATCCAACAGACAGAATAACTCTGCCTAATTTAGTTGATAGGGCTAAGTTAGCCATAAATTGCCTTACACAGCATTGTGACAAAGCACGCGGGCACCTCCCCTATTTTTATACCCGCCTTAGTGACAGGCCTTTATCTGCTATTTTAGCCACTTGGTCGTATGGCGATGGATTGGGCCGTGCGGTTGATGCTTTGACGCTTTTGAGAACAATGGTCGGAGACCACATCGATCATGTCGAAGATAAAAGTATGCGGGCAACGCTTTTGGGCTTGATTGGGCGTGACAACCTGTCATGGTGTCCGGCCGAGCCATGGACATTGGACGTGCCTCATACCAGGCCGGCCTGGCTGCAGCAGGGGACTTTATTGGGTCTCACTTCATTATGGCAATATACCGGCGAGCATAACTATAGAAATATTGCACAGCAGAATATTCTCGCCGTTGCCGGGATGTCACGCTATCAGGAATTGAAAAAGTATGCGGATTTTCCAGGAGATTATTACACTATACGCGACGGTTGGCAAAATCCGCCGGACGATTCCAATCATAGAAAATCTGTTTTTAATACATCAATCACAATGCCCTTAATGAGATTTTATCGTTTGACCGGTTTTGAACCGGCGCTGGAACTTGCCTCTAATTTGATATCATGGGCAATCATCGACCATGACGGACTCGAAGGGCTGTTTAATCGCGGACATTTTCATTCATACAGTCGTCTGATGACAGCTATTATCTTACGCGGAATTATCAAAAATGATACGCATGACATTGAATTTGGCATCAGACTCTTTGCCAAGGCCCTGACTTTAGGCACACTGTCGGGATGGTTTCCGGAACAAATCAATAACACGGAGCACAACCGTTCAAACCTTTCTGAGACATGCTGTTTAACCGATATGCTGGAATCAGCTATATTGCTGGCTCGACATGTAGATCCGCAGTATTGGAATCATATCGAAAGATGGGCCAATAACCATCTGCTCGTTCATCAGATAACGGATTCTGATTGGTTTGATCAGACGACTTTTGTACCTCGCTCGCAGCATGTACTTGGCTTTAATTGCCAGAAAACGATTAATGTGGAAGGTGTTCGCGAAGGTGATATTCTTAAACGTACTCTCATTGGTGGCTATGCTGGATGGGGTGCTGTTACCGCCATGTCTGATGATTCAATGTTTTCCAATTCAAACCAGCAATGTTGTAACGCTGCTGGTGCCAGAGGCTTGTACGATGTATGGCGATATGCTGTTACGGATGATGATACAACTTTAAAGGTCAATCTTCATATCAATCGCAGGCATCAATGCGCGGATATCGCCGTAGCCGTGAACCAGGAAGAGTGCTTTTTGTCCTTTCACATCTCAAAACCGCGTAAGCTTCTTGTGCGAATTCCTGAATTCATAAAACCGCGGGAGATGATAGTCAAAATTAACAAAAAACTGTATAAGGTGGAACCGAATAATGGTTACATTTCCCTGGGGAAACTTGTTCCATGCGATAAAGTGGAAATTGTTTATCCATGTAAGATCTACAGTACGACTGAGCGCGTTGCGTCCAGCGAATTTACCTTTGAATGGCGAGGAACGCATGTAATAAAAGCTACTCCACTCCAGAAGATTCATCCGCTGTTTATAGATACAAGATTTGAGCAGGCAAGAGAGCGAGACGATGTTCAGGTAATTGCAAAGGAGATAGAATCAATTTAG
- a CDS encoding alpha-L-fucosidase produces MTEFNEQNVSNVDFASPASRQWFQDSRFGLFIHWGLYALTGRDMWYYSLEEVPHDHYERLFQRFDPVKYDPMAWARLAKQAGCKYAVFVSKHHDGFCLWDTKYTDFKVTNTPYGRDVLKMFVDAFRANEIKVGIYYSLLDWHHPHFTVDKLHPAKSRLSELNKGRIFSNYQRFLRDQIHELMTGYGKIDIFWADFSYVDNCADFSYADSANGKTAAAWRSKELHEMMRKLQPDILINNRMGIPGDFCTPEQYIPAEDVARAENAPMWEACETIGSSWGYCRGDNAIKPVKELIRNIVTCVSNNGNLLLNVGPTPHGIIQHEFVDTLSEIGRWLETNGESIYGAGSADYKFPQGGCPEFRPITTQKGRVLYMHCLDKYPSFRVILPGLASKVKYIECLCDGTDVEFEFSGADIIFNPPVIHPDPYDTVFKFVLR; encoded by the coding sequence ATGACAGAATTTAACGAACAAAATGTTTCCAATGTGGATTTTGCGTCGCCTGCAAGTAGGCAATGGTTTCAGGACAGCCGTTTCGGATTATTCATTCACTGGGGTTTGTACGCCCTGACCGGCAGAGATATGTGGTATTATTCTCTCGAAGAAGTTCCCCATGACCATTATGAGCGTCTCTTCCAGCGTTTTGACCCTGTTAAATATGACCCGATGGCTTGGGCAAGACTTGCAAAGCAGGCTGGCTGCAAATACGCCGTTTTCGTAAGCAAACATCATGATGGTTTTTGTCTGTGGGATACTAAATATACTGACTTCAAAGTCACTAACACGCCCTATGGCAGGGATGTGCTTAAAATGTTTGTTGATGCTTTTCGAGCTAATGAAATCAAGGTCGGAATTTATTATTCTCTATTGGATTGGCATCACCCTCATTTTACCGTTGACAAACTGCATCCTGCCAAATCGCGTCTATCCGAGCTAAACAAAGGAAGAATCTTCTCGAATTATCAGCGGTTTCTCCGGGATCAGATTCATGAATTAATGACAGGATATGGAAAGATTGATATTTTTTGGGCAGACTTCTCATATGTCGATAACTGCGCGGATTTTTCATATGCCGACTCTGCCAATGGCAAAACTGCTGCCGCATGGCGGTCAAAAGAATTACACGAAATGATGCGAAAGCTTCAACCGGACATCTTAATTAATAATCGCATGGGCATTCCGGGAGACTTTTGTACGCCCGAACAATACATTCCAGCAGAAGATGTTGCAAGAGCCGAAAACGCTCCCATGTGGGAGGCATGTGAGACTATTGGTTCTTCCTGGGGCTACTGCCGGGGTGATAACGCGATCAAACCCGTCAAGGAGCTGATTAGAAATATAGTCACATGTGTAAGCAATAATGGCAATCTGCTTCTTAATGTCGGGCCTACTCCACATGGCATAATTCAGCACGAATTTGTTGATACTCTTTCAGAAATTGGCCGTTGGCTTGAAACAAATGGCGAATCTATTTATGGAGCGGGTTCTGCCGACTACAAATTTCCTCAAGGAGGTTGTCCAGAGTTTCGTCCAATTACCACCCAAAAAGGCCGTGTGTTATATATGCACTGTTTGGATAAATATCCATCCTTTAGAGTGATTTTGCCGGGTTTGGCTTCGAAGGTAAAATACATTGAATGTCTGTGTGATGGCACAGATGTTGAATTTGAATTTAGTGGTGCAGATATAATATTTAATCCGCCTGTAATTCATCCTGACCCTTATGACACGGTATTTAAATTTGTATTGCGATAG